A part of Acipenser ruthenus chromosome 12, fAciRut3.2 maternal haplotype, whole genome shotgun sequence genomic DNA contains:
- the LOC117416708 gene encoding probable cationic amino acid transporter: MSGAFAKLDPRRVQWGATWYAFHSRILRTKPVESMLDGAGSGTPHSTKLARVLTTVDLVSLGVGSCVGTGMYVVSGLVAKEMAGPGVIVSFIIAAVASILSGVCYAEFGVRVPKTTGSAYTYSYVTVGEFVAFFIGWNLILEYLIGTAAGASALSSMFDSLANHTISHFMINHVGTLNGLGKGEQSYPDLLALVIAILVTVVVALGVKNSIGFNNVLNVINLVVWVFIMIAGLFFVDGSNWDNANFLPFGWSGVLQGAATCFYAFIGFDIIATTGEEAKNPNTSIPYAITASLVTCLTAYVSVSVILTLMVPYNDIDAESPLMEMFVVHGFHAAKYIVAIGSIAGLTVSLLGSLFPMPRIIYAMAGDGLLFRFLAHVSSYTETPAVACVVSGFLAALLALLVSLRDLIEMMSIGTLLAYTLVSVCVLLLRYQPENDIDGFVKFLSEEHTKKKEGILAECEKEACSPMSEGEEYGGPPSNTCGAKNLPSLGDNEMLIGKSDKTNYNVDHPNYGTVDITSGIEADESENIYLIKLKKLIGPRYYTLRIRLGLPSKMDRPTVATGRIVTNCVLLLFTLNVIFCSFIIFGSDYISDHNWWAILLVVLMVVLICALVFVILQQPENPKKLPYMAPCVPFVPVFAMLVNIYLMLKLSGITWIRFTVWCFIGMLIYFGYGIWNSTLEISAREEIFQQSTYQRYDGDVDDSFTVDDGFGYPEEGGSQHQDWGAPEDRGYHYQQQQAMPDSVDNRTSYSSKPKSKGKSSRNSEALIANDELDYSPE, translated from the exons ATGAGTGGGGCTTTCGCCAAGCTGGACCCAAGGCGAGTCCAATGGGGTGCCACGTGGTACGCCTTTCACTCGCGGATCCTGCGCACCAAGCCGGTGGAGTCGATGCTGGACGGTGCAGGCAGCGGCACACCTCACAGCACCAAACTGGCACGAGTactcaccaccgtggacctggtCTCGTTGGGAGTTGGCAGCTGCGTGGGCACTGGGATGTACGTGGTATCTGGACTGGTTGCCAAGGAAATGGCCGGGCCGGGAGTCATCGTGTCCTTTATCATTGCAGCCGTAGCTTCCATCCTGTCAG GGGTGTGCTATGCTGAGTTTGGTGTGCGGGTCCCCAAGACGACAGGATCGGCCTACACCTACAGCTACGTGACTGTCGGGGAGTTTGTAGCTTTCTTCATTGGCTGGAACCTCATCCTGGAGTACCTGATTGGCACGGCTGCGGGTGCCAGTGCTCTCAGCAGCATGTTCGACTCCCTGGCCAATCACACCATCAGCCACTTCATGATAAACCACGTGGGCACTCTGAACGGCTTGG GCAAAGGAGAGCAGTCATACCCAGACCTCTTGGCCCTGGTCATCGCTATCCTGGTGACGGTGGTCGTGGCGCTAGGAGTGAAGAACTCGATCGGGTTCAACAACGTCCTAAATGTTATTAACCTGGTGGTGTGGGTCTTCATCATGATCGCTGGGCTCTTCTTCGTCGACGGCAGCAACTGGGACAACGCAAACTTTCTTCCTTTCGGATGGTCAGGG GTTCTACAAGGGGCAGCCACCTGCTTCTATGCCTTTATCGGTTTTGATATCATCGCTACCACAGGAGAAGAAGCTAAGAATCCCAACACTTCCATTCCGTACGCAATCACTGCCTCGCTTGTGACCTGCCTCACTGCATACGTCTCT GTGAGTGTGATTTTGACCCTGATGGTTCCCTACAATGACATTGATGCAGAGTCCCCGCTCATGGAGATGTTTGTGGTCCACGGATTTCATGCAGCCAAGTATATTGTGGCCATTGGCTCCATTGCTGGGTTGACTGTGAGTCTCCTAGGCTCCCTCTTCCCCATGCCCCGGATCATTTACGCCATGGCTGGAGATGGTTTGCTCTTCAG GTTCCTGGCCCACGTGAGCAGCTACACGGAAACACCTGCTGTGGCCTGTGTCGTGTCCGGGTTCCTGGCCGCCCTGTTGGCCCTGCTGGTCAGCCTCAGGGACCTGATAGAGATGATGTCCATCGGGACCCTCCTAGCCTACACACTGGTGTCTGTGTGCGTCCTGCTGCTGCGCTACCAGCCAGAGAACGATATTGATGGCTTTGTCAAGTTCCTCTCTGAGGAACACACCAAGAAAAAGGAAGGGATCCTAGCTGAGTGCGAGAAGGAGGCCTGCTCTCCAATGAGTGAGGGGGAGGAGTACGGTGGGCCACCAAGCAACACTTGTGGGGCCAAAAACCTGCCGTCCCTGGGAGACAACGAAATGTTGATTGGCAAGTCTGACAAAACCAACTACAACGTCGATCATCCGAACTACGGCACCGTGGATATAACGTCAGGAATAGAGGCTGATGAATCAGAGAATATATACCTTATCAAGTTGAAGAAGCTGATTGGTCCTCGCTACTATACTTTGAGGATTCGGCTGGGCCTGCCCAGTAAAATGGACCGGCCCACTGTTGCCACCGGCCGTATTGTCACCAACTGCGTCCTGCTGCTTTTCACACTGAACGTCATCTTCTGCTCCTTCATCATCTTTGGATCCGATTACATCTCAGACCACAACTGGTGGGCTATTCTCCTGGTGGTCCTCATGGTTGTGCTGATCTGTGCCCTGGTCTTTGTCATCCTACAGCAGCCAGAGAATCCCAAGAAGCTCCCATACATGGCGCCATGTGTCCCCTTTGTGCCAGTCTTCGCCATGCTGGTCAACATTTACCTCATGCTCAAGCTCTCTGGCATCACCTGGATCCGTTTTACAGTCTGGTGCTTCATTG GCATGCTGATATACTTCGGCTACGGGATATGGAACAGCACACTGGAGATCAGCGCCAGGGAAGAGATCTTTCAACAGAGTACTTATCAGCGCTACGACGGGGATGTGGATGATAGCTTCACTGTGGACGATGGCTTCGGCTACCCAGAGGAGGGGGGCAGCCAGCACCAGGACTGGGGTGCTCCGGAGGACCGTGGGTACCATTACCAGCAGCAGCAAGCCATGCCTGACAGTGTAGACAACAGGACCTCGTACAGCAGTAAACCCAAAAGCAAAGGGAAATCTAGTCGGAATTCTGAAGCCCTGATCGCCAATGACGAGCTAGATTACTCACCGGAGTAA